The DNA region AAAGTACATTGGAGCTGCTGCCTAGGCTAAACTTAGGTAGAGGGGTTGCGTGACTGAAAATGCAGTGACTCTGCCCGTCTCCAGTAAAACAAAGACCCCAGGGATTTGTATCATAATCAGCACCTCGGAGAGCACGCAGTCACCTGGAAGTCACAGGACATGAAGTTGGTGGCCTCTGAAAATCCAGAACTTGAGCTTAACTTCAGAGTGTCTCATAGGCTGGTAGTGAGACCCAGCAAGGGTTGGGCAGATTTTTATCtcaactctgtgcttccaaccTTGAAACCAGAGAGGGACGAGGAGAGCTTCCCCATACGGAGCACTGAAATTCGGACTGTGGGAAGTAAGCAGTGACCCCCTAAAGAGACAGTTGACCTCCCTGTCAATGGAGAACTTGATAGCTGTCAAAATGAAAAGTGGCATTTTCCCCATATCTCCTATGAGGCCAGCACCAGAGTCCAGGTGGACAGAAGCGAAAACCCACCCCGCCAGGCTTTtcatgggggggcgggggggtctcCCTTGTCTCCCACCACATTCAGATTTCAATGTAGAAGCCTCTACCACGTCCCAGGAGGCCCTGGGCGATCTGCCACTCCCACTTGCCCACTTGGCCTCCAGCTGCTCTCCACTAGCTCACTAGGGCCACACGAGCCACAGCAGACCGCTTGGCCATATATTTTGGGCATGCGCCTCACTCAGCCCCACTGCGGGGGCTTCGCACTCATTGTCCTTCTGTCTGGCATGTCCCCCACtccacactccccaccccacagAACTGCAGGGCTGTCTTCCTTCACGTCACTGGGGGCCTCTCCACATCTCAAGAGGCACCTTCTACCCTTTCATTCTTCAGCCCCTTGCTTCACTTTATTTCCCTTCCTGGCGTTTCCTGCCACCAGCACTGACATCATGAATCTTTGTTTAGTGTCCATCTCTCCCACCCAGAATGCAAGCCCTGCAAGGGTTTCTTACAGAGCCTGGGACACGGCGCACACTCGGTGAGCGCTGACCCATAGCAGCAGAGACACAGTGGCGACGCCCGCGCCCCTCCTTCTGCCTTAGACAGACAGGCATCTGCCCTCTCCGGCtcaatctttctttccttctgcagagGGAAGCCTGGAGCCACAGGTCGAGGACCTGATTAACCGGATTAATGAGCTTCAGCAAGGTAAGCTCCGGGACGCAAGACGGCCAGCTGCCCGAGAGGGACCTGGGCTTTGAaagcctccacttcctcatctgtgagatcCAGGCCCCTCCAGGTTGTCTGAAGATGAGTGTGCAGTGTCATGGTCTGTGAGAGAGTAGCAAGGCTAGAGGCTGCACTCACACCgtgtcttcttcccttttttgacCCAGCAAAGAAGAAATCCGGCGAGGAACTGGGAGAAGCCCAAGCTCTCTGGGAGGCCCTGCGTAGGGACCTGGACTCCTGTAAGTGGGACCAGAAGAGGGACCCAGAGATCTCATGACCAGTGCTGACGTTCCCGTGCgcacctcagggtctttgcaagGCCTGTTCCCTCCACCTGCGAGGCGCTCGTCCTACATAATCCGCATTGCCTCGTGCTATCTCGAGTTGCCTTTCAGCTCTCAGCTGAAACTTCACCCCAACAGGTCCACCTTGACGGCCCCCTCTAAAAATAGAATACCACCTTCTCTCACTCCCCGGCTTGATTTATTTCTTCACAGCCTTTATTTCTACTTGACATGGTGTACTTTTGTATTTCTCATCATCTCTACCCTCAGTATAAACCATAGGCATCCTACACAAGGGAACCCTGCAGTCCTTCACCCCTTCGGCAGTTACAGGGAATGTGCGCCCCGAGCGGGAGAAGCTGCATCAGGATGGTCCCCAGCGGGAGACGGGTGCACGGTTGGTGAGGAGGTGCCTCTCCTCCCCTGAGGCTGCATCACAtcttctgtgtgaccttgggccttcCCTTTGCATGAAGTTGCAGTCAGGGCACAGGGTGAGTCCCCTGGAGACTCAAAGTGTCATTGTGTTTTCCAGTGAATGGAGAGAAAGTGCACCTGGAAGAGGTTTTGAGCAAAAAGCAAGGTATTTACCAACTGCTTCGTCCTCATTATTCTACCCCATCACCCCACAAATGCCTGAAGTTCTCAGACAGCCAGAGGAATCCCCCCGACACCTGAGTCAGGGTGCTTCCCTCTCTGCTCAGATCTCTCCCTTGGCGGCCATCTGACTCGGAGTAAGCACTGAAGTCCCTCAGTGCCCTCCAATGCCCAGCATGATGTGAGGCCCCTTGCTTCTACCCAACCCTGACTTCTCAAGAGCTCTCACAAAGCCCCTTGGTTCCTCTCCCCACAGAGGCACTGAGGACCCTCCAGCTGCACTGCCAAAGGAagggaagtgaggctcagaggtAAGAGGTCCTGCCCAGCTCTTCCCCGCCTTATTCCCCAGCCTGAAGGAGGAGTGGGCAAGAGCTAGGGAAAATAAATCTTGGACACACACCCCTCATTTTCCCTTTCTATAAAATCGAGTAGCTAGACAAGAGACACCCCTGCTCATCATTAATATTAAGTGGTGGTGttaaaatgaactcatttaatcattcattgcTAGTTTCTTTATCAAATAAATTTCATCCATTGGTATTATTCTAAGTCTTCCCCTATTGGTTAGCCAGCTCTTCtgccatccattcatttgtttatctgtCTACTCATTTATGACCCCAGCCACCCATTTACCCAGCcgtccatctacccacccatccacccactgtcccactcatccatccatacCTCTATCCAACTATCCAACTCTTCATCCAGACAGACAGCCATTATCTCTCCAGCCTTCCATCTAATCATCTTTCATCCatccaatcattcattcatcttctctccacctttccaGTCATCCATTTGACCGTTCATTTCTTTACCCAACCATCCATCCAGACAGCTATCCATCCTTCTGAcaatctttcctttatttctccatccatccatcatccctGCACTCATCATTTCTCTAACCAGACATCATCTCTCCAGCCTGCCACTCACCCGTCCAGTTCATGGTCCATCCagccatctatccatctatctctcCATCCTTTGAACCTTTACATTCTTGTGACCAGAAGTCTCAAATGCCGGCAcatcatggttttaaaaatgtggGAAAACTTGATGATAGATAGTTAAAGTGTATATGTGTTTAACCACACCACACCTCCCACTGTCTGGTGAGCAGCTTATGTTCGTTTATCAACTACTCCTCGCGATGACAGTACCACCATCTTACATATGAgggaactgagacccagagaggttaactaacttgtccaaggtcacagcgGAATAGCAGATCCAGGCCTCAATCTAGGACTTTATAATTTATGAAAGTAAACTACTGCACCCTTCACAGAGGTTTCTTGGGAAGGCATGGTTTGATGGGGGACAGAATGGACAGGGTGACAGTGTCGAGAGAGGCCCATAAAGGTTCACATTTGCTCAGAGGAAAGGAGGATGGAgactcccagcccctctcctgctGGAAGGAGTGGTGGCTCATTCAGAGAATATAACTGAGcgttctctttccttccccaggaAGTACATGTTGGCGGAGCACATGGAGCACATTTCTCTCCATAACTCTCCGATCACAGAGAGTCAAGGACAGAGGAAGCCGGGGTAACCCTGGGTCTAGGGCCTGGGGTGGTGCGGTGTGGGGCATGGGAGTGGGGCTTGCATGAGGGAGAGTTTGTTGGAAGCGGTGCTGTTCGAAGCAAGGCTTGGAGGAAAAAGCCCATAAAGGGGCTCCTAGCAAGGGAGCACCAGGCAAAGATCTGAAGGCCTATGAATGAGAAACCCCCGGACTGGGCCAGGCTGCGTGTCAGTCCTAGCATGTGTTTTCTCATTCCTGGATGTCGGCCCCTAGGTTGCACGTGGAAGAACGGCTGGAGGATTTGACAGGCCAGCACAAGGACCCCTGGGAATTCCACGTGAGCCATTATCATTGCCTCAACCAAAGCCACTCCTCCCCTGGCTTCAGTGTCTCTGCTCATCAGCCCAGGGCCCACCTACTGCTCAGGCCCAATGCCGAGGGGTAGTCCTtgactcctttcttcctctcaccTCCTCAACTCAGTCCTTCAGCTTCTACCTTGAACCCAACCACCTCTCACCATCCCCCACTGCCACACCCAGCATCCATTGCCCAGAGTGTTGCAGGAGCCATTGCTGATCTTGCTTCCCTCCTGCTTGCCTAGAGTGCTTACCTTGCAGTGGCAAATGGGAACTCTGAACCAGACACGGTCAGGCCATTGGTTCGCTCAACCAGTGTCTCTGGATGTGTCCAGCAGCATTCCACAGGGGCCAAGTCTTTGCTGCCCCCAAGTTGGTTAGGAGCAAGGAGATGCATACCCAGACTctaaacaagaaaataagtaGATAGATCATGT from Balaenoptera musculus isolate JJ_BM4_2016_0621 chromosome 19, mBalMus1.pri.v3, whole genome shotgun sequence includes:
- the SYCE1L gene encoding synaptonemal complex central element protein 1-like isoform X4, coding for MTSADVPVRTSGSLQGLFPPPARRSSYIIRIASCYLELPFSSQLKLHPNRSTLTAPSKNRIPPSLTPRLDLFLHSLYFYLTWCTFVFLIISTLSINHRHPTQGNPAVLHPFGSYRECAPRAGEAASGWSPAGDGCTVVNGEKVHLEEVLSKKQEALRTLQLHCQRKGSEAQRKYMLAEHMEHISLHNSPITESQGQRKPGLHVEERLEDLTGQHKDPWEFHMLKQRLAWEIRALQSSKEQLLTEERQARAKLETVERRLCSPPEVQSAPAEKDGLKAELEKLGGQVPAQNQTTPEDRAGELPSEGDLAPPAELALTPP
- the SYCE1L gene encoding synaptonemal complex central element protein 1-like isoform X2; this translates as MKLVASENPELELNFRVSHRLVVRPSKGWADFYLNSVLPTLKPERDEESFPIRSTEIRTVGKGSLEPQVEDLINRINELQQAKKKSGEELGEAQALWEALRRDLDSLNGEKVHLEEVLSKKQEALRTLQLHCQRKGSEAQRKYMLAEHMEHISLHNSPITESQGQRKPGLHVEERLEDLTGQHKDPWEFHMLKQRLAWEIRALQSSKEQLLTEERQARAKLETVERRLCSPPEVQSAPAEKDGLKAELEKLGGQVPAQNQTTPEDRAGEVESPGWRPDGPRQSGRDVPGAPLRGGGAGAGRPRGGAGTRKGRRGPAWAGARAPKADSQPPQAGPQLPSEGDLAPPAELALTPP
- the SYCE1L gene encoding synaptonemal complex central element protein 1-like isoform X3 — encoded protein: MTSADVPVRTSGSLQGLFPPPARRSSYIIRIASCYLELPFSSQLKLHPNRSTLTAPSKNRIPPSLTPRLDLFLHSLYFYLTWCTFVFLIISTLSINHRHPTQGNPAVLHPFGSYRECAPRAGEAASGWSPAGDGCTVVNGEKVHLEEVLSKKQEALRTLQLHCQRKGSEAQRKYMLAEHMEHISLHNSPITESQGQRKPGLHVEERLEDLTGQHKDPWEFHMLKQRLAWEIRALQSSKEQLLTEERQARAKLETVERRLCSPPEVQSAPAEKDGLKAELEKLGGQVPAQNQTTPEDRAGEAGPQLPSEGDLAPPAELALTPP
- the SYCE1L gene encoding synaptonemal complex central element protein 1-like isoform X5, yielding MTSADVPVRTSGSLQGLFPPPARRSSYIIRIASCYLELPFSSQLKLHPNRSTLTAPSKNRIPPSLTPRLDLFLHSLYFYLTWCTFVFLIISTLSINHRHPTQGNPAVLHPFGSYRECAPRAGEAASGWSPAGDGCTVVNGEKVHLEEVLSKKQEALRTLQLHCQRKGSEAQRKYMLAEHMEHISLHNSPITESQGQRKPGLHVEERLEDLTGQHKDPWEFHMLKQRLAWEIRALQSSKEQLLTEERQARAKLETVERRLCSPPEVQSAPAEKDGLKAELEKLGGQVPAQNQTTPEDRAGEA
- the SYCE1L gene encoding synaptonemal complex central element protein 1-like isoform X1, whose translation is MTSADVPVRTSGSLQGLFPPPARRSSYIIRIASCYLELPFSSQLKLHPNRSTLTAPSKNRIPPSLTPRLDLFLHSLYFYLTWCTFVFLIISTLSINHRHPTQGNPAVLHPFGSYRECAPRAGEAASGWSPAGDGCTVVNGEKVHLEEVLSKKQEALRTLQLHCQRKGSEAQRKYMLAEHMEHISLHNSPITESQGQRKPGLHVEERLEDLTGQHKDPWEFHMLKQRLAWEIRALQSSKEQLLTEERQARAKLETVERRLCSPPEVQSAPAEKDGLKAELEKLGGQVPAQNQTTPEDRAGEVESPGWRPDGPRQSGRDVPGAPLRGGGAGAGRPRGGAGTRKGRRGPAWAGARAPKADSQPPQAGPQLPSEGDLAPPAELALTPP